The following proteins are co-located in the Primulina tabacum isolate GXHZ01 chromosome 11, ASM2559414v2, whole genome shotgun sequence genome:
- the LOC142518391 gene encoding large ribosomal subunit protein uL3: MSHRKFEHPRHGSLGFLPRKRAARHRGKVKAFPKDDPSKPCKLTAFLGYKAGMTHIVREVEKPGSKLHKKETCEAVTIIETPPMVVVGVVGYVKTPRGLRCLNTVWAQHLSEEVKRRFYKNWCKSKKKAFTKYSKKLETDEGKKDLQSQLEKLKKYSSVVRVLAHTQIRKMKGLKQKKAHLMEIQVNGGTIAQKVDYAYGFFEKQIPVDAVFQKDEMIDIIGVTKGKGYEGVVTRWGVTRLPRKTHRGLRKVACIGAWHPARVSFTVARAGQNGYHHRTEMNKKVYKLGKVGKEDHSASTEFDRTEKDVTPMGGFPHYGVVKDDYLMIKGCCVGPKKRVVTLRQSLLTQTSRVALEEIKLKFIDTSSKFGHGRFQTTQEKQKFYGRIKA, encoded by the exons ATGTCGCACAGGAAGTTTGAGCACCCAAGGCACGGGTCACTCGGTTTCCTCCCGAGGAAGCGGGCTGCTCGCCACAGGGGAAAGG TGAAGGCTTTTCCCAAGGATGACCCTAGCAAGCCCTGCAAGCTGACAGCCTTCTTAGGTTACAAGGCTGGGATGACACACATTGTCAGAGAAGTTGAGAAACCCGGATCAA AGCTGCACAAGAAAGAGACCTGTGAAGCTGTCACTATCATTGAAACACCACCTATGGTGGTTGTTGGAGTGGTTGGGTATGTGAAGACTCCTCGTGGCCTTCGCTGCCTTAACACTGTTTGGGCTCAGCATCTTAGCGAGGAGGTTAAGAGGAGGTTTTACAAGAACTGGTGCAAATCCAAAAAGAAGGCCTTTACAAAGTATTCCAAGAAACTGGAGACTGATGAGGGCAAAAAGGATCTCCAGTCACAGCTGGAGAAACTGAAAAAATATTCTTCTGTTGTTCGTGTACTTGCTCACACTCAG ATAAGGAAAATGAAAGGGCTGAAGCAAAAGAAGGCACATTTGATGGAGATTCAAGTGAATGGTGGAACCATTGCCCAAAAGGTTGACTATGCATATGGTTTCTTTGAGAAGCAGATCCCTGTTGATGCTGTTTTCCAGAAAGACGAAATGATAGACATTATTGGTGTCACAAAGGGTAAAGGTTATGAAGGTGTTGTTACCCGATGGGGTGTTACTCGTCTCCCCCGCAAAACTCACAGGGGTCTTCGCAAGGTTGCTTGTATTGGAGCTTGGCACCCTGCCAGAGTTTCATTCACTGTTGCCAGGGCTGGTCAGAATGGATATCATCACCGTACTGAAATGAACAAGAAGGTCTACAAGCTTGGAAAGGTGGGGAAAGAAGATCACTCTGCCAGTACCGAGTTTGACAG GACGGAGAAAGATGTTACACCGATGGGTGGATTTCCTCACTACGGTGTGGTTAAAGATGATTACCTGATGATCAAAGGTTGCTGTGTTGGCCCTAAGAAAAGGGTTGTTACTCTTCGTCAATCTCTCCTCACCCAGACTTCACGTGTTGCCCTTGAAGAGATTAAGCTCAAGTTCATTGATACCTCGTCCAAATTTGGACACGGACGCTTCCAGACAACACAGGAGAAACAAAAGTTTTATGGTCGAATCAAGGCTTAG
- the LOC142518914 gene encoding uncharacterized protein LOC142518914, with amino-acid sequence MLDYAQPSLDGARPSIVRPVIRANQFEIKPAIIQMIQNTVQFGGSALDDPNSHIADFLEICDTFKFNGVSDDAVRLRLFPFSLRDKAKSWLNCLHVGSITTWEDMAKAFLIKYFPPSKTMKLRADITNFAQYEQESLYEAWERYKDLLRRCPHHELPLGN; translated from the exons ATGTTGGATTATGCACAGCCGTctcttgatggagcacgtccaagcatcgTAAGACCAGTCATCCGAGCTaatcagtttgagatcaagccagctatcattcagatgattcagaacactgtccaatttgGGGGAAGTGCACTTGACGACCCTAATTCTCATATAGctgactttcttgaaatttgtgatacttttaagtttaatggCGTGTCTGATGACGCTGTTCGTTTGCGTTTATTTCCATTTTCACTGAGAGATAAAGCTAAGTCGTGGTTAAACTGTTTGCATGTAGGGTCTATTACTACATGGGAAGATATGGCAAAGGCGTTCCTGATCAAGTACTTTCCTCCGTCGAAGACTATGAAGCTCAGAGCCGACATTACTAATTTTGCTCAATATGAGCAAGAGTCACTTTACGAGGCATGGGAGCGCTACAAGGACTTGTTGAGGAGATGTCCACACCATGAgctgcctcttgg gaattga
- the LOC142519311 gene encoding uncharacterized protein LOC142519311, whose product MTSRPAAPVPTTNGHHRHYYPPTTSSSSTSASFRGCCCCLFLLFSFLALLILAIILVIVLAVKPKKPEFDLQQVAVQYVGINPTTSSSAVVSLNIRMLFSAANDNKVGIKYGESRFTIMYRGIPLGRGTIPAFFQPAHSVRRVETTISVDRVNLLQADAADLVRDASLNDRVELRVVGDVGAKIRILGFNSPEVQVSVDCSLAISPRKQTLISKQCGFDGLSV is encoded by the exons ATGACTTCCAGACCCGCCGCCCCGGTTCCCACCACCAACGGTCACCACCGCCACTACTACCCACCCACCACCAGTTCCTCTTCTACATCCGCCTCCTTCCGCGGCTGCTGCTGCTGCCTATTCCTCCTCTTCTCCTTCCTCGCCCTCCTCATTCTCGCCATCATCCTCGTCATCGTCCTCGCCGTCAAGCCCAAGAAGCCCGAATTCGACCTCCAGCAAGTAGCCGTTCAGTACGTGGGGATCAAccctaccacctcctcctccgCCGTGGTGTCCCTCAACATCCGCATGCTCTTCTCGGCCGCAAACGACAACAAGGTTGGGATCAAGTACGGCGAGTCCAGGTTCACCATCATGTACCGCGGCATACCCCTTGGACGGGGGACGATCCCCGCGTTCTTCCAACCCGCCCACAGCGTAAGACGGGTGGAGACCACCATTTCCGTCGACCGGGTCAATTTATTGCAAGCAGATGCTGCAGATTTGGTGAGGGATGCTTCGTTGAACGACCGGGTCGAGCTACGGGTCGTCGGTGATGTCGGAGCCAAGATTCGGATTCTTGGTTTCAATTCTCCCGAGGTGCAG GTATCTGTGGATTGCAGCTTAGCCATCAGTCCAAGAAAGCAGACCTTGATATCGAAGCAGTGTGGATTTGATGGTCTTAGTGTATGA